A genomic segment from Gossypium hirsutum isolate 1008001.06 chromosome D04, Gossypium_hirsutum_v2.1, whole genome shotgun sequence encodes:
- the LOC107942987 gene encoding uncharacterized protein, whose protein sequence is MRDLPSKNFPRLDSSDILFLGKAVSKEEIKTALFCTFPLKAPKIDVFRAFLFQTQWNLVRDVVCEWIQNVFNGQAINPYLDNTLIVHIPKSISPVSFAHFRLINLCTVLYKLVIKLIANHFRVVFPKIIAPEQVGFIAGRNITDNFFFAQEVIHSMRCKQKRRKWMAMKIDLEKAYDRVFPCKSYRVRSDRHPAYGIKL, encoded by the exons ATGAGAGATCTGCCATCTAAGAATTTTCCAAGACTTGATTCTAGTGATATTCTCTTTTTAGGCAAGGCAGTTTCAAAGGAAGAAATCAAGACAGCTTTATTTTGTACGTTTCCGCTAAAGGCACCTAAGATTGACGTGTTTCGTGCTTTTTTATTTCAGACTCAGTGGAATTTAGTTAGGGATGTTGTGTGTGAGTGGATTCAAAATGTTTTTAATGGACAAGCTATTAACCCGTATTTGGATAATACTTTAATTGTCCATATTCCAAAGAGCATTAGCCCTGTGAGTTTTGCCCATTTCAGGCTAATCAATTTATGTACGGTTCTTTACAAATTAGTTATAAAGTTAATAGCAAATCACTTCAGAGTTGTATTTCCAAAGATCATTGCTCCGGAGCAAGTAGGGTTCATAGCAGGAAGGAACATCACAGATAACTTTTTTTTTGCACAAGAAGTGATCCACTCCATGAGATGTAAGCAAAAACGTAGGAAGTGGATGGCAATGAAAATTGATCTTGAGAAGGCTTATGACAGA GTTTTTCCATGCAAGTCTTATAGAGTGAGATCTGACCGGCATCCCGCATATGGGATAAAACTATGA